One window from the genome of Kryptolebias marmoratus isolate JLee-2015 linkage group LG1, ASM164957v2, whole genome shotgun sequence encodes:
- the cbwd gene encoding COBW domain containing: MEDEDDCPELVPMDAQPAPPGPPTPSAQQIPVTIITGYLGAGKTTLLNYILTEQHSKRIAVILNEFGEGSALEKSLAVSQAGELYEEWLELRNGCLCCSVKDNGLKAIENLMEKKGKFDYILLETTGLADPGAVASMFWVDAELGSDIYLDGIVTVIDAKYGLQQLKEEKADGLINEAARQIALADLTIINKTDLVNEEELNQVRDSVRSINGLVKIVESQRSRVELSEVLDLHSFDNKDGAKLAEKLQLVKPTGLHLDKSILTVTFEVTGDLSEEALNAFIQDLLWEKKFCNKEGEPMTVIRLKGIVSLAGKAHQVMLQGVHKLYELNETPQLWEENLHINRLVFIGRNLNKDILQEHFTSSVVLNTETN; the protein is encoded by the exons ATGGAGGATGAAGATGACTGTCCAGAGTTGGTGCCCATGGATGCCCAGCCTGCCCCCCCAGGCCCCCCAACTCCCTCAGCCCAGCAGATACCCGTCACCATCATCACAGGCTACCTCG GTGCTGGGAAGACAACACTCCTAAACTACATCCTGACAGAACAACACAGCAAGCGGATTGCTGTCATTCTTAACGAATTTGGAGAAG GCAGCGCTCTTGAGAAGTCCCTCGCAGTGAGTCAGGCAGGAGAGCTGTACGAGGAGTGGCTGGAGCTGAGAAACGGTTGCCTCTGTTGCTCTGTCAA AGACAACGGCCTTAAAGCCATTGAAAACCTGATGGAGAAGAAAGGAAAGTTTGACTACATCTTGTTAGAAACCACTGGACTTGCTGATCCAG GAGCCGTGGCCTCCATGTTTTGGGTCGACGCAGAGCTCGGCAGTGACATCTATCTGGACG GCATCGTGACTGTCATTGATGCTAAATATGGGCTGCAG caACTGAAAGAGGAGAAAGCAGATGGACTGATCAATGAAGCAGCCAG ACAGATCGCTCTTGCAGACCTGACCATTATCAACAAAACGGACCTTGTAAATGAGGAGGAACTGAACCAAGTCAGAGACTCTGTCAG GTCTATAAATGGTCTTGTCAAGATTGTCGAAAGCCAGAGATCGAG GGTGGAGCTCTCTGAAGTGCTGGATCTGCATTCCTTCGACAATAAGGATGGAGCAAA GCTCGCCGAGAAGCTGCAGCTGGTGAAACCGACAGGGTTGCATCTCGAcaag AGTATTTTAACGGTGACATTCGAGGTGACCGGAGATCTCTCTGAGGAAGCCTTGAACGCCTTCATCCAA GATCTGCTTTGGGAAAAGAAGTTCTGCAACAAAGAAGGGGAGCCCATGACAGTCATCCGGTTAAAG GGCATCGTATCACTCGCAGGTAAAGCCCACCAAGTGATGCTGCAGGGGGTCCACAAGCTGTATGAGCTAAATGAGACTCCCCAGCTTTGGGAGGAAAACCTGCATATCAACAGACTTGTCTTTatag GCAGGAATCTGAACAAGGACATTCTGCAGGAACATTTTACTTCTTCTGTGGTGTTGAATACGGAGACAAACTAG